Sequence from the Microplitis demolitor isolate Queensland-Clemson2020A chromosome 7, iyMicDemo2.1a, whole genome shotgun sequence genome:
aaccgacgcccagattttttttttttttttcaattatctatagCTCCGCGGCATTGCAAGATATTAAGTCGCTATTAGGCGGAAATAACAGAGGAATCTTTCCTCTTTAAAAGTGCTTGTagctaatttatattttgtaaccGGCCTCACTGGTAAAAAGTCTTAAAgccaattttttctcaaatttcatggtttttttaatttactcgcaaaccactaactttaaaacaaaattgtacAGGACtcttttcgtaaaaaattttattctctacaaaaaaagtcaattagtCCATTACCGTCGAGCTAGTAGTTTCCGatttaaatctaattaaaaatcGCAAAATTTAAGATATCGCTGTTTTATCTACGATTTTcgtacttttttataaaattatggccgaaaaaatatataatattccCTGATTAAtatatcatcaaaaatatgTCCAGTAATACGAAACTGTCTCCTATTACACTTACCTccatctttttttatcttaaccCAAATGTCTTCGTTTGACCATCGgaagttttttcaattactaCCTCTTTCAGTATAAAGATTATTgtttcatactttttatagTTACATATAAAAGTGTAATatgtattttcatattttactcTGATACATGATATGTTTCTATAgccataatttcataaaaaagtactaaaatTGTGGATAAAACAGCGATATCTCAATTTTTGAGAcatttaattagatttatctCGGAAACTACTAGCTTGACGGTAATGGACTAAAtacctttttttgtagaaaataaaattctctacaaaaaaagtcctgtACAATTTTGTTCTCAAGTTAGTGGTTTGcgagtaaattaaaaagaaaccatgaaatttgagaaaaaattggctttaagattttttaccaGTGAGGCCGGTTACAAAACATAAATTAGCTACAAGCACTTTTAAAGAGGAAGGATTCCTCTGTTATTTCCGCCTAATAGCGACTTAATATCTTGCAATGCCGCGGAGctatagataattgaaaaaaaaaatcaaaatttacatgttaattaaatggggaaatttcaaattcatttagtgagtacttaaaattaaaattaagagctcgtctttggtgagaatttttttttacatgtttaGAACATTATTTCGTCGAtggactcgaaaaaaaaatagtcgtttcaaacgaagcaccctaatatagaTATGGGATGTAACGCAGTTTTAGGACACCATTGCGGCCACAATCCTTATCAAatcttgatgaaatttttcacacttatTATATGGGCGATTATCTCGGATAAGTTTGAAGGTGGACTAAATCGGTCAAATAGTTTAGAAGTTgtggctgtttgaaatttccacgttttttcgaaaaaatcagtttttattcactttcaagttcatataattttaaaactaatactcATAGACAATTTCTGTAATACGTATCTGAAAGCTTGTATAATAAGCTGTAATAAATGaccttaaactttttcaacCATTTCTTCTATATtttgatagccttgaaaatttttatggaatcaaaaaatgatgaaaatatggtttttattCAACATAACTTATGTTGAATGTCCCGTTATAATCCAGTTTCGTCAGTCGTATATTGTTGTGcacaaaataacctgtaaatttcacagctactttatatttttaaagtattccTTTTATTATCGGatcttattgaaatttttcacacttttCTATCGGCGATTACCTAGATTAAGTTCAGAAATGAGCTGACTCGTTTgaatagttttgaaattatgtattttttaaattttcatgatttttcgtaaaaatcagtttttaatcactGCTTAAGCTTATATACACTGATAGAAAATctatcttgattcaagaaaaaattttttttcaaaatgtcgTTCttgtttacaaatttttaatttttttaattcaagaaataagtctttgaaccaaaaaattgaaattctcgGATAGTGAAAACAAATTCTTCgtttgagaattttattcttcgaTAAAgccttttttgttttgaaacaaaattctgACATATTTCGCTTAAGAATTTCTTGCTCTTGGATTAAGATAGGCAAAATGTAGGTTTAAGACATACTGACTTCTTTCGAGAATGGcgcgatttttaaatcaagatatcaatttactcagcttgaaaaaaaacttttttttattttaaaaataaaaaatttcaaagtgatTTTTCAAGACTGCATTCATTTACTTCAGATATgttaaagtagaaatttattttaaaacaaatttttttttttcattactttaaaaacattttccaTCAAGGAATTAATTacttgaacaaaaaatttaaagttcttaaaataaaaatacaaaatttttagttgaagaCAAGTGGTCTTGCTTGAAAAATCCGATAGTATCGATTGAAGACAATATAGTTTCGGGTCAAGACACGAGAGTTATCCATCaaagatacaaaatttttaaagccaaaaaaatctaaatcaaaACACTCATTTCTTGAAGCAAGACAATTGGTTTTCTCCAGAAATGaattcttggctcaagaaaatattttttgagtcaatataaaatttctattcgtGTATACACACGAGCGCGTGCACGGATGTCCAACTAAAAATGGTCAGGATAGCTTTCTAGAACCTCACAACgtcgagatctgatgaaaactcgattatcgaaaattaaaccgaaaccaataacttcctttttgttgaaaatttttaatttgcatagcgagaagttaaaaaattaaaataatattttttcataacgtATGATGTTTAAGCGGTCATTAAAATCAAAGTTCAATTGATCATGAACATTCCCAGTGTTCATGCATCTGGAAATAACGGCTTTTGATTTCATTTCCTTTGATGATTTCACGCATAAATTGATGGTGTGTAACTAGACGTGGatgaataaaagtattaaatataaataattggtatgaaaaataatcaatagaataatttaaatatctgtaattttgaaatatgatattaattaaaaatgtttgttagtaaatttaatataccaGAAAATTAGTTACATTGCTTGATGAAATTTAGTTgaataataatcttaataaatgcttttataaatttgctcACATATATGTTTCTCTTTTACCATATTCTCGAAACGGTATTCAAGATATATTCAAGTGTAATTTTACGCAGGAATATTCATGAATTACTTTCCCTCAAATTGTATGTGTTCTCTACTATACATACACTTTACTTTGAGAAGAGAGTGCAAATGAATCGGTCGAGGTCAGAAAGCTGATTTTGCGAAGCGAGAAATCCATGCAGATTAAGAGTATATTCgcaaattagttaaaaagagAAGTTACTATATCCTACAGTTCAATTAACCAAAGTGCATACTAAAATACTTTGAATCATATCATCCAAACTCTTTTACAACTAATTGccacgtaaataaaattctacacTTATCTTTAAAAACACgactttttaaacttttttgtcggtatatattttgtttatacacggagagaaaattatagtaacagttacaatatattatgggaatggttcccatactgcatggtaaccggtttttttgaaatgttgattataggaacggcacccatatatattatggtaaccattcctataattatgggtataattcccatatgatatcggaatagttcctatggaattatggtaatcgttactatgtacctatggtactggttactataatattatggtaatcgttaccataatattatgggaatggttaccataatattatgggaatggttaccataatattatgggaatggttaccataatattatgggaagggttaccataatattatggtaatggtttctataattttatgggaatggttaccataatattatggtaatggttaccataatattgagaaattataataatttttttttctatagaatttcgcagtgtaaattattatgaagttatttattattgttattatttacaaattaatttttatctgaccaaaaataatattttattgtaatatagtttcacaaaaagattaaatatacagaaaaaacacttattacaaaaaaaaaattattataatttctaaatattatggtaaccattaccataatattatggtaatacttccaatacattatgggaatgattaccataatattatggtaaccattaccatatacgcttaggaaccgttacaatgtggttataggattaattcctatttgcttatggtaactattcctatgagtatggtaatcattaccaagattcttcacatgcgatatgggaactgttaccataatgataggaattgttaccatatttatggaaaccttcccagaaagtatgggtctatatcccataatcccaagtaatcattaccataacggtatgggatgatatttcataaacgtactaggaacagttactataattttttctccgtgtacacTCACAAGTTTCAATTTAATGTGGAAAATGTAGTTGCTTTACTATACGGACTTTCGTCGTCGATCGACCGATTTTATTCGATTACTTATGAAACGCAAATACGACACATCTCAATTCTATTTACGAGATTCGATACATGCGGTGGATTTAGTTGAGGCTATGGGATAAGAGTAACCGGATTGATTGTAACATACGAAAAGCAATATCGATACAcggattaatataaatatatcaatatatagatatagatatgtatgtaaatagaaatatttaaatttaaatttcaggtCGACCAATGGTAAATCCAACGATGCAGTCGATGTCTGCAAAGGAAGGCGACGCTTTAGAAGTCGCTGTCGAATTTTGTGCAGAACCGTCTTATACGAAGCTCCTCTGGCTGTCTTCCGAGAGTGTCTATGTACCCGGGGGCAACACCCGAGATGATGTTCGAGTCTTAGAAGTCGAGGTAAATTATCCTTCAATGTCTCTCCATCCACGTTGTTGCGTTGCCTGCAGGCCAACGATATTCAACATTACAAAACCCTTAAGATCTCTTAAGCctcttaaactttattttgactttcgttaattttcaataattctcTTTTGAAGTCTTAATTACTTAGCGGAcatcataatataattacaTTGAAGGAaagcatttaaaaattcaataacgttgttttaataatagttCTGATTTCATGTTAAATTcaagcataaaaatttcattcgaAAATTCAATTTGGAGTTAGCcagtactttaaataaaaaaataaaaaaaaactttttcaccaCCATTAGTGAAATTCTCGTACGTGATGAAACGAAAATCTCGTCCGatgcatttattttattttatgcctGTCTCCTCCCTTACTCGTCCTTCGCATATAGTCCTTTAGGTAGTATTTATCGCTGTGGCGTGTCTCAGACCATCGGGTGAGATATATGAATGATAGAACGACGTGCTCACCTTGGCTAAATACTTGATActgttgtttatttaaaattagggCTGCACTCGAGCCGAGACAAGACAAGATTGGAACAATCTTGTCTCGATCTTGACACTTTCCTTCTCGTCTTGATCTCGAATTCAAAATGTAGGTTTCGTATTGATCTCGAAAATCAGTCAATTCATTATATCGTTTTGTCTTGGTCTTGAATtacgttgaattttttttcaattaatttgaaatagttAGCATGATTATGTTTCATTGGtttgtatattataattaggacattttttaactttccgctaagaaaatcgacgattttcgaaacattcgggaagttattgtgttgaccccgattttcaaaaatcgaaatttcaccagatgtcgacgttttgaggtcctagaaagctattctgactattttcagaatgatgtctgagtgtctgtatgtatgtgtgtgtgtatgtatgtaaactctttataactttttaactaataaaccgatttggatggttaaggcggcaatcgaaagacctttttggccatcaacttttctgaaaattgcagatcatttgatcaagtaaaCTCAAAGATATTGgccaattacgaaaaaaaattttttttttttagttttttactgatttctcagaaacgccttatacgatcgacttcaaaatctaatcagctctagaactcaataaaacgggtcgattgccgccttagccatctcaatcgaataattcgttcgagagttatcgtgggagaaaggaatggtaaaaaacagtttttttgcgaaaatctttgaaacaactcaaccaaacaattccaaaatctaatcagatttagaatttattaaaacgcgtcgattgccacctcaaacatcaaaatccgGTTATTTTTCCAAAAGATATCGcaggagaaagaaatggtaaaaaacagttatttgcaaatatctttaaaacaactaaattgaacaatttcaaaatctgatcagctttagaactcaataaaatacgtcgattgctgccttagtcatcaaaatcagttaattTGTTCGTGAGATATCgtaagagaaagaaatgctaaaaatgatttttctcgaaaacaacggcatacaaaagtattttcgagctcaaagagctagaaaatgtttttacaacagttttttaaaataaacaagtttccatattattattaaaatactattttaattccatgtaataaaattaataatgttaattgattgtaaacaataatatcataaaCATATGATCTTACCTTACGTGATTATCATATACtcaccattaaaaatttctatgaacatttctttcaaaaaaaattaaaaatttaaaaatataaaataaacaattcatTCAATCTCATACCATAAATTTGACTAatgattgtaatttatttatctaaatctTTTTCTGAAtacagattattttttttttttttatattttctaactatattttttacaagttATAACATATTAAACATagtttataagtaataaattaaataactcatattcataaaaaatcttttttttcactcataTAAAAATCTTCAATTCTTGAGCAAGTCTGCTTTCAAGATcgatacacggaaaaaaataggtGCTACAACAGGACGCAGTCCTGTGAGAGCAACAGGATTTCATGTTAcagcaacaggatttttcCCGTGGAATAAATAGGATAAGGAACAGGTAACatgtactaatttttttgtccgTATAATGAAActtcaatatttgaaaaaaatttcaatttaaaaaaaaaaattaacttcgaaaaagaatttttatttttttccaaactttgaatttttttccaattttgaaatttcattatacggacaaaaaaaatagtacgtGAAACTTGTTCCTTATCCTATTTATTCCACAGGAAAAATCCTtttgctgcaacaggattttATCTTGTTGCCCCCACAAGATTTGTCCTATTGCCCCCACAGGATTTATCTTGTGCCTGCAACATGAAAATCCTGTTGCTCCCACAGGATTTGTCTATTTCTACGTATGTGTCTTGCTGCAGATAGTATCTGCCAGATACTTGTGACTAGATTTACATTGCAAGCCTAGTGCAATTCTGGAGGAAGACTACAGTTAAAAATAGTTGCGCACGGCTTCCTCAAGATCAGCTCAAGGCTCAAAATCGACCTTGggccttgagcagatcttgagcaagccatgAGAAAGTACCTACGGTACGTTATTGGTGCAAGAAATGCGTCAGATACTGTTTCATTTCACGTGTCCaagatatctttaatattcttGCATACGATACCAGGAGCAACGACATATACAAATCATGACATGTTTTTTTGATACACGATCTTGCGAAAGACACATACGCAAAAAAGGCGCTAGCAGCTAGGGgtcttattatttaagataattttagAATCTTGCTCAACACTAGGGCACCACTAGTATATTATAAGatcaaaaatatgatttatttaatgcgaaaaattcagaaatcaaaacttaaatatctatttgatatttcatatttcccAATCAGACAGTTTATATTCATGGAAATATAAGCAATcctattaaatttgttttatctctactttaaataaaagtatttcagGAAAGTCAATAGACCCAAATTAATTGTCGAATTACCGTTATATGTAAACACAAAATCTTGATAAAACTatttcacatatatttattacactgTATTTGTTCTTGTCAAGACATTGCAAGATTTTCGATGGTCTTGGTGTTGGTCTCGATATTGCGATCTATAGTATCGTCTTGGTCTCGTCTTGACAAGTCGAGACGCAATCAAGACAAAATCAATATAATCTCGATCTTGAGTGCAGccctatttaaaataatatatagtatataaaaatcataatctctacacgaaaaaataattacagttaaatttacgatactaacatcgtaatttatcCTATTGATTATCGTAGTGGTGGACCATAcctttaaaatcataattttacgATGTAGcatcagaaattttattcaaaaaatagtaCTTCAGACAAACATCACAAAGTTTTAAGCTCTTTAGCATAAATTACAATGTGaacattgtaaaattttaagtaatagaaattttaaataaaagcatAAAATAATCACTCGGTTGTTGGATTCGAACACGAGACTTTTCGAAAGCAAACTGACCGATGCCTTGGACCACTTGGCCACAGAAAAACCAACAAATGTAGGAAGTTTTTAAGGTCCATGTAAACaacataaataaacaattatgaCAGAGGGATTAaccttgccaagtctggtcgcacccagtattatagtcgaatattagggcgccactggaagatggactcggccttccagaaccggatgttgtagaattttgttttaaataaattaattcatttaattactcagggtcgtttgtaatattttgtgagagaGGAGAGGAATAATGaagtaggctgaaataatgtagataaaagttttaaattaatttttaattaatcaagcaccttgttataattttatttacccaAACTAAATctttatgacaaactaatgcGTTCCCTGAACgttttcttatgacaaactaattgcATCCCCTCGAcgttacttatgacaaactaatttttccATCGTCTCCTGGACGTTaccacatacacacactctcTAGATTAAGCGTCTTTTCGGACgttacacactcacacacacgtTAAAAAGTCGTCCATTGAACGTTAAACCTTACTATTCTGTCCCCTGGACATTAACTTTAATACTCAATTAACAAATCGTCCCTTGGACGTTAAccaacaatttattataaaaccgTCCCCTGGATGTATACTTCTTTTAAACTAATATGTCCACCAGACttatcacagacacagttaaCTTCACTTAAAATTACATGACTCTACTTTACTCTATTTTATTTCGTATTAACAATGACAtcactttcttttactcaataCTAGAACTTGATTTTCCCAGTAtacaaatttcaataatagtaaaactttccacagtaattaaaattcactaatcatatttaattcccttgttttaattaattaattaatttttgttaatttattgaagtattaattaattcatttccCTCACTGATAAATCTCATTAACATGTGCATCCGAAATtcatatattcaattttactcaacttttactgataattttcattaacacatacttcaaaatctttttatactcaatttactactgacaaaataatccgttaCTTAATTTACTCAACAATAATTTTCGGAAAACTCATCCCCACTAATTAATTAGCCACGGAGAAGGACAGATGTTCGGGTCTCACTGATTAGTGACACCCGGTGATACGTCGAATCACTTAATTTAACAGACCAAATAGTATTTAGGAACCGTCATCGACCGTggacaaattcaaatttaaattaaataaatagtcatgGAAATGTAATTTACCCTGTTACACAATCATAAGTCACGAGAACGCTTTTTACGGTGAACAcagttactatttaaaaattacgatgtaacatcgtaatttttataacttacatCGTATTATAACAGAGTCAgcactgtaatatttattttatttaaaagtaaatagaaaaataaatagttttttgactgtgatattcattttattctttttacgatgttattattgtaatttttgaaataatttttaagccgaaaagtctttgttaaaatttcgatgtttaataataaaaaatataacttacatagtaaatttaagaataaGACCTTCAAAAATTGATGCTAATGAAAGTATAGTTCACGATTatgatgttaacatcgtaaattttagtggaatGTTCCTTCCGTGTATTCTTAATCTCAACCattgattattgtttattaatttttttttttttattcgttaactatcttttttatttttttttttcctgatttGATTGCAGAATGGTGAAATAGAAGCATGTTTCAAAACAACATTACAAATTGACGCCGTCCAATTGTCACATTCAGGCGAGTGGACGCTGATTGTTCGTTCACCTGCTGGCGTCGCTGACGCATCTGTGTTAGTAAGCGTCACACGTACATCTAGTTTTAATTGTGACTGCATTTCCACTAGTAATATTACAACATTGTTCCTTTGTCTGGTATTCATCACACTCTATTCTCAAAAACGTTAATTCAACACCACTTTGTTCATGTAACCACAAGTCTTGCTACTCTTGGCTTTGGGAATTCAACgcacttaattttattcaaccgTTTCATTCAATTACGCGAGAAGCAAATCGATTTTAAAGGAAATGATACAATTATAGCTATAAAGTCGAAAGGAGATGATCTTTCAATATTTAACTATGTtgattagttttattaaacttaaattgtaaacaataaaataatttcacttaactaaaaattgtttactatTTGAGATTGGTGAAACATATAAATGAACGACTTGTTTATTATCACTAgtgtaaataattgtataaataatttatacttgaGCGACTGCATTTATATTATAGaatcaattataattgtgtagtgaaaattattaaataatacaagTATTATTCATAAGAACcaatgaatagtaaatattatcttgaataattataatcgaatatttaaatataatgtttCATAAGTTGATATAAATAGCTCTCGTTTCCATAGATGCCGAAGGttagattgaaaaaatatattgttgtaCATTTATTtggtcaaataaatttataatatgtatatagtaaatgaatatttaaattaaaagcaaCGTATAATGTTACAGTTgtgaagaatataaaaaaaaatacagtaaaCAACTgttagaatatatatttatgatttcttgatatatttttataaacttattttgATACATAAGTTTCTATTTAGCTAATTCCACactttcataaatatttcttcgttgccaaattttaaaattaatcttcGTGAGTCTTTttcttcataaaattaaaaaaaaaaaaatttatttattaaacatgtctgttaatgaacaattttaaattattcataataacttataaaactatatttatgaataataatattattcatatgaacgtaaaaatttttacaaatgattgataataatgattataatcaAGTAATGATATGTCAACTTCATAATactcgataaaaaaaagtccttattaaattaagaaacTGAAGAATAAAGTCAATTTGCAAGTAAAAAGATATGATAAAaggattaatatttaactattacattaataatactagtaaaatgttgatgatgatgataataataataataataataataataataataataataataataataataataataataataataataataataataataataataataataataataataataataataataataataataataatgataataataataataataataataataataataataataataataatgataataataataataataataataataataataataataataataataataataataataataataataataataataataataatgacatcGATAGGTATAATAGTGACTCACGAAAAAAATCTGTAATTAACATTTCATCATTGTATCCTATAGAcagtgaaaaattgtaaatttaactctAAAGT
This genomic interval carries:
- the LOC128668271 gene encoding uncharacterized protein LOC128668271; its protein translation is MVNPTMQSMSAKEGDALEVAVEFCAEPSYTKLLWLSSESVYVPGGNTRDDVRVLEVENGEIEACFKTTLQIDAVQLSHSGEWTLIVRSPAGVADASVLVSVTRTSSFNCDCISTSNITTLFLCLVFITLYSQKR